In the genome of Quercus robur chromosome 3, dhQueRobu3.1, whole genome shotgun sequence, one region contains:
- the LOC126716974 gene encoding histone H2A.1 — protein MESAKTTTKGAGGRRGGDRKKAVSKSTKAGLQFPVGRIGRFLKKGRYAQRTGVGAPVYLAAVLEYLAAEVLELAGNAARDNKKTRINPRHVLLAVRNDEELGKLLQGVTIASGGVLPNINPVLLPKKNASTEAGEKTPKAAKSPKKA, from the exons atggagtCAGCGAAAACGACGACGAAGGGAGCGGGAGGAAGGAGAGGCGGAGATAGGAAGAAGGCGGTGTCGAAGTCGACTAAGGCGGGGCTCCAGTTCCCGGTGGGTCGGATCGGTCGGTTTTTGAAAAAGGGTCGTTATGCTCAGAGAACCGGTGTCGGGGCTCCGGTTTACCTCGCCGCTGTTCTTGAATATCTCGCCGCTGAG GTGCTGGAGCTGGCAGGAAACGCGGCACGTGACAACAAGAAGACCAGGATCAACCCGCGGCACGTGCTGCTCGCCGTGAGGAACGACGAGGAGCTCGGAAAGCTCCTCCAGGGCGTGACCATTGCCAGCGGTGGTGTTCTTCCCAACATCAACCCAGTGCTGCTGCCAAAGAAGAACGCTTCTACTGAAGCTGGCGAGAAGACCCCCAAGGCAGCCAAGTCACCCAAAAAGGCCTAG